CTATTGGTCAGTTGGCTCAGAGATAGTTTTGCAGGGTAATAGAGCAAAAAGAGGATTTCAGCGTTATCAACCCCAAAGGGTACTGCTTCTTGCAGGGGCTTATAGATTGGGAATAATGCCGGCGATCCAAGACATTGATTCCTTCGTCTGTTTTCCAGTGTAGGTTTTGAGCGGGGGATGCTTAGTAAGCTCAAGAAAAGGTGTATAGGTATGAACTTAGGACCCCATACGCCGGGCATGCCTGTGCAGGATATTAGCGTATGGTTGGGGATTAGTCTTGTAGTTTTTTCTCGCCCCAGAAAACTGAGACTTCTGCTAGTTGCTGTATTACTTCAAATAGTAACATGTCCATCAGCAGTGCCTTGGGGCCATAGAGGACCTGGGCCGACTTGTTTACAGTGATCTCCCGGGATGGGGCTAGTAAAACGAGGTCTGCGAAACGACCAATAACGGAGTCGGGTTGTCCTGTGAGGACAATGATCTTTGTGCCTCGACCTTTACAGGGTTCTAGAAGCTCGGTAATATTTTTCCAGATGCCAGTATGAGAGACAATGATGATTACATCCCCATCGCCGATAACTGGGGCTACCTCATTGAGTTCATGGAAGTCGTTGACCATGCGTGAGTACCGTAGGGCTGCTGTAAGTCGTTGATCTCCCATCATCGCGATGGGTCTTGATTGCCCGACCCCGTACCAAGTGATGGTTTTTGCGGTACAGATCATTTCAACCGCACGTCGCCATTCCCGGGTGTTGAGGCTTGTTAATAAGTCGTTAATCGCCGCACTTGTCATTTTCACAGCTGCATCCATGGCCTTTGGTAGTGGTTGATTCTGTTCGGGTTGAAAGGAGGGGGGCTTGGTTTCCTGGATCCAGGCGTTTCGAAATTCTACAAAGCCGGTATACCCCAACTTCTGGGCAAACCTAACCACGGCGGCCCGAGAGACCTCTAGCTCCCTCGCGATCATCCCCGTAGTTAAATCTGCTGGATCAGATTGGATTTCATCGAATTGGAGCAGCCATTTGGCGATGGATAAAGAGACTCCATTGAGATTATTCAGTTGGGCACGGATTCTCATTCTCGGTCCATAATTCATGGTTTATCCTCAAATCTATTTCTCGTGGGGTTAATGCTTAAATAGATGTTGCCTTTGAACCAAAAGACGGGGTAAAGCCACAAAAGATCGTCTTTTCCCGATTTTGATCGTAATGTAAAAATGAGGGATTGTCAAGAATTCGCGAGCACTTGACACGATCTTACAGGCTTAGTATAATGAAACATGTCAACAGAGGCCCCGTTAATGTGAAACAGTGTTACAACCAGTCGACGGGCGCGGCTTAGGCAACTGAAAGATGTAAATCACTGGTAATTGCGCGGATTATCGACAGTCTGTTTCCTAAGACAGTCGGCGAAGTCAAAGATTAATTGGGGTAAGCGGTACTATTAGGCTCATGAACTTGTAACCTTGGAGGTGGCTGTGGTTGCGTAGTATTGTGGTGGAGATTTCCTTCCTTATACTATTACTTATGATGTGGAGTAGCCTTGCTATGGCCCAAGATAACAATGAGGCAACTAATCTGCAGGGGAAAACGCGGTTAGCGGATAACGGCAGAGCCCTGATCGGGGTATTTGTTAGTGCCGATGCTAACAGCATCGAAGCTCATGCAGCCGGGGAACTTGTTGATTACTTAACCCAGGTAACAGGCGCACCTTTTACATTAGAGCATCTTCTCGACCTGCCGCATAAGCCGGCAATTTTGGTTGGTAGAAATGCCTGGACGGAGGACCTGATCCCTGAGTTAGTCGGTGACGCACTGGGGGAAGATGGCTTTGTTATTCGCAAGATAGATGAGTTTGTCATTATTGCCGGCAGTCATCCCCGGGGAACGATGTATGGTGTAAATCATTTCCTGGATCACTATGTTGGTATCAAGTGGTACTCCCCAAGGTATACTTTTGTACCGAGCAAATCGACATTAACGCTTGACATCACCAATGATGTGCAAATTCCCCGGTTTGTGTATAGAGAAATCTATGTCAACGATCTGGATGATGAGGGTTACCGTGCACATAATCTGCTAAACGGGAAGTTCCGTGACCGTTATGCCCGGGTACCTCAGTCAGAACCCCACCTCAATAGCTGGTCTGATTACTGGCCTCAGGATGTTCATAACTTCCATAGGATTGTACCCGAGATTAAGTATCACTCTGGGGGTCAGCTCTTGGCAATGAATGAGGACGTTCGACGAATTGCTTCCAAGAATCTGTCCGGCATCATTCAGCAAAGGATTAAACAAGGAAAAGATGCCTCCTATGGTTTTAGTCAAGAAGATACGGCATGGTACCCGGATGCGCAAAGTCAAGCCTTTGCCAATGCCCACGGAGGGACGTTGGCTGCGCCCATCTTTGATATGGTTAAGGATGTAGCGGAAAGAGTCAGGGCTGAGATTCCCGAGGCCCGTATTGGCACACTGGCGTATCGTTTTACGGAAAAGGCACCCATTGGTCTGACGATCCCCGATAATGTCGTCATTACTTTCGCCCCGATTGATAAAGACCATGGACGCGCAATTAATGCCCTGCAAAATAAAGAGACCCTAAAAAACGCCGAGCAGTGGGCAAAGATCTCAAGCGAGATTGTGGTCTGGGACTACCTTATTGATTTTAACGGCGGCGGTTACCTGATGCCATACCCTAACTTGTACGCCATGGCGGAGTCAATTCAATGGTACGCGCAGTACCCTGCCTTTAAAGGTTACTTTGGGCAGCACATCCATGGATCCGCCGATGCGGCGGGTGTTGGGTTCTCGGATTTGCGTACGTGGCTAGCCGCTCGGTTATTGTGGAACCCTGATCAGGATTACCGAGCACTTATCCGGGAGTTTGTTCAAGGCTATTATGGTCCCGCGGCTCCCTTTATCAATGAGTACATAGAACTACTACACGAAGAATTTGAAAAGACGGGTTCAGAACTCCAAGGTATTGCCACACCATTGGGTGCCCCGTATCTTTCTTTTGATCTTTTGATTCGGGCGGATGAATTGTTCAGGGAGGCCGAAAGGGCCGTTGCTCACGATCCGGTGTTTTCCGATCACGTGCAAAGGGCCCGGATTGAGGTAGACTATGTCATTTTGATGCGGGGTGCTGAGTGGAAGCGGGAGGCAGAGCGCCGTGGGATCCACTGGGATACCGACGGAATGGATCGCCACCGAAGATTTGTGCTTTCCACCATTGATCTTGGTAATTACAAACAGAGTGAACCTGTGTATGCACTCCTTGAAGTGATCAACATCAAACGAACTGTAACGCCGGTACCTGATTTTGTAAAGCATGTGCCAGAGGAGGATTGGATAGAGTTTCAGACCGAAGCGTTTAATCTAATTCAGGCGAAGCTTGTCCATGATCCCAAGGCTTCGAATGCTGTGGCTGCAAAGGTGACCGGCAGTACAGGTGCGTGGGCCTTTCAACTGCATAATAGGGTACTACCTAAGGAAGGACGATGGAAGCTTTATGCGAGCGTCAGGGTCGATCCCGGTGAAGGGTATGCCGCAAGTCCCGCATTAAGTTACGGTATTTACCCTCAAAGCGGGGCCTCAGCCACGGTAAGCTTCAGGGATGTAAGAGACGGGGAGTACCATTTTATCGAAATTCCGTGGGTTTATGAGTATAATCCCGCTTGGCCGACTCACTATGTGTGGTTTGCTCCCCCTAGCTCTACGGTTATTGAGTACTTATACGTGGATCGGGTCATTGCCATCAGGCACGAATAGATAAAAGGACATCGAGCGGTTTGTGATGCCACCTTGTCAACAAAGATGAGGTAAACCATACCAAGTGTATTTAACGATGGGCTAACAGGTCCGCTTCCTTTACGGAAGGAATAGGACCAAAAACATAAGCAGGAGGATGATGTAATCCATGAAACGAGCAGTGAAATATTCGTCAGGTATGAACTTGTTGGGGAACACACGATTGGTGTCTGTTCTAATTGCCGTTTTGACCCTTGTTACTTGTTCGCTTCCGGCCATCGCAGAGACGACGTTAACCGTTGCCATACGTTGGGGTGCAGCCTCCGGCGCTGGGGGGATCTATGCAGCGGCGGAGGAATTTGAAAAACTGCATCCTGGAGTGAGAATTGAGTTTCTCCATTCAGCCGCGTGGTCTGATCGAGTGGACGATGGCTTGTCTAGTAAGCTGATGACCTTGGTGGTCTCCGGGTTATCCCCGGATATTGCTATGGTGGGCGGTCACGTGGTACCCCAATACGCTCATTTAGGGTTACTGATGCCTATTGATCGCTATATTACTGACAGCGGTCTGCAAAAGGAAGACTTCATACCAGCCGCCTGGGATCAAACCCAATGGTTGGGCAAACAATACGCAATGACGCTGCAAGTGGACCCAAACTTTGCTTTTGTGTGGAACAAGGATCTTTTTGGCGAGGCGGGCTTACCGAAAAACCAGCCCCCGTAACTTTAAGGCAGTACGAGGAATATTTCAAGAAATTAACCCAGATGGGTAATGAAGGCGTGCTAAATCAGGTTGGGGGCGTACCCTGGGAAGTGTATGGAAACTACAACACTGCCTTTACCTGGGGCTGGATTTTTAACGGTTCGTTCTATGATTACGAGACAAATCGGGTGACGGCCAACGATCCGGCGATCGTTGAATCCTTCGAATTCTTGCGGGATTACTATGAGCGATATCACGCGATTTTGCCAGCCGTTCCAGCGGATCAGCGACTGGTCACAGGCAAAGCTGCCATGAGCTTTGAAGTCTCTACTACCTTCAAGAATATGCGTGCCCGATTGGGTGATGACTCCATCGGCGCGGGGCTTATGCCTTATAAGGATGGTGGCACACCAAAT
The nucleotide sequence above comes from Limnochordia bacterium. Encoded proteins:
- a CDS encoding MurR/RpiR family transcriptional regulator produces the protein MNYGPRMRIRAQLNNLNGVSLSIAKWLLQFDEIQSDPADLTTGMIARELEVSRAAVVRFAQKLGYTGFVEFRNAWIQETKPPSFQPEQNQPLPKAMDAAVKMTSAAINDLLTSLNTREWRRAVEMICTAKTITWYGVGQSRPIAMMGDQRLTAALRYSRMVNDFHELNEVAPVIGDGDVIIIVSHTGIWKNITELLEPCKGRGTKIIVLTGQPDSVIGRFADLVLLAPSREITVNKSAQVLYGPKALLMDMLLFEVIQQLAEVSVFWGEKKLQD
- a CDS encoding DUF4838 domain-containing protein, translating into MRSIVVEISFLILLLMMWSSLAMAQDNNEATNLQGKTRLADNGRALIGVFVSADANSIEAHAAGELVDYLTQVTGAPFTLEHLLDLPHKPAILVGRNAWTEDLIPELVGDALGEDGFVIRKIDEFVIIAGSHPRGTMYGVNHFLDHYVGIKWYSPRYTFVPSKSTLTLDITNDVQIPRFVYREIYVNDLDDEGYRAHNLLNGKFRDRYARVPQSEPHLNSWSDYWPQDVHNFHRIVPEIKYHSGGQLLAMNEDVRRIASKNLSGIIQQRIKQGKDASYGFSQEDTAWYPDAQSQAFANAHGGTLAAPIFDMVKDVAERVRAEIPEARIGTLAYRFTEKAPIGLTIPDNVVITFAPIDKDHGRAINALQNKETLKNAEQWAKISSEIVVWDYLIDFNGGGYLMPYPNLYAMAESIQWYAQYPAFKGYFGQHIHGSADAAGVGFSDLRTWLAARLLWNPDQDYRALIREFVQGYYGPAAPFINEYIELLHEEFEKTGSELQGIATPLGAPYLSFDLLIRADELFREAERAVAHDPVFSDHVQRARIEVDYVILMRGAEWKREAERRGIHWDTDGMDRHRRFVLSTIDLGNYKQSEPVYALLEVINIKRTVTPVPDFVKHVPEEDWIEFQTEAFNLIQAKLVHDPKASNAVAAKVTGSTGAWAFQLHNRVLPKEGRWKLYASVRVDPGEGYAASPALSYGIYPQSGASATVSFRDVRDGEYHFIEIPWVYEYNPAWPTHYVWFAPPSSTVIEYLYVDRVIAIRHE